One region of Olleya sp. Hel_I_94 genomic DNA includes:
- a CDS encoding AMP-dependent synthetase/ligase — translation MIEITRLFDFPYYQLEKYNLENSLSTKYDGKWVSISTKKYLEQANTISRGLLRLGVSKNDKIAVISSTNRTEWNIMDIGILQLGAQNVPVYPTISEEDYAYVLNHAEAKYCFISCQEVYNKVIKIKAEVPSLIEVYCFDQLENCKNWNEVLELGKDQSNQNEVEKLKDNVKASDLATLIYTSGTTGKPKGVMLSHDNLVSNALESFKRIPIGLGTAKALSFLPLCHVYERMLIYLYQYCGASIHYAPIDQISEYAQEVKPQVMTAVPRLLEKVYDKIIAKGAELTGIKKKLFFWAVDVGLQYKPYGENGWWYTQKLNLANKLIFSKWKAALGGEVKVMASGSAALQPRLARVFNAAGFGVMEGYGLTETSPVVSVNDMRNGGFKIGTVGKLLDRTEVKIAEDGEICVKGPQVMMGYYKDEAKTAEVIKDGYFHTGDIGVIDDEGFLKITDRKKEMFKTSGGKYVAPQLLENRCKQSRFIDQIMVIGEGEKMPAAIIQPDFEFIRNWAKIHNKTLGTNEALVANPEVIARIQEEIDTANTKFAKWEKIKQFRLTAEAWTVEGGHLTPTLKLKRKIIKEKYKALYNDIYGY, via the coding sequence ATGATAGAAATAACTAGACTCTTCGATTTCCCATACTATCAACTTGAAAAATACAATCTTGAAAATTCATTATCAACAAAATATGATGGTAAATGGGTATCAATTTCTACAAAAAAATACTTAGAACAAGCTAATACAATTAGTAGAGGACTACTAAGATTAGGTGTTTCAAAAAACGATAAAATAGCAGTAATATCCTCAACCAATCGCACAGAATGGAATATAATGGATATTGGTATTTTACAACTTGGTGCACAAAATGTCCCTGTATATCCTACAATATCCGAAGAGGATTATGCATACGTTTTAAATCATGCAGAAGCCAAATATTGTTTTATATCGTGTCAAGAAGTTTATAATAAAGTCATAAAAATAAAAGCAGAAGTACCATCGTTAATAGAAGTTTATTGCTTTGATCAATTAGAAAATTGCAAAAATTGGAACGAAGTATTAGAGTTAGGAAAAGATCAATCTAACCAAAATGAAGTTGAAAAGTTAAAAGATAATGTAAAAGCTAGTGACCTAGCTACTTTAATATATACTTCCGGAACTACTGGAAAACCTAAAGGTGTAATGCTATCGCACGATAATTTAGTTAGCAATGCTTTAGAAAGTTTTAAAAGAATACCTATCGGATTAGGAACAGCTAAAGCCTTAAGTTTTTTACCATTATGCCACGTCTATGAGCGCATGCTTATATATTTATACCAATACTGTGGTGCCTCAATACACTACGCTCCTATTGACCAAATAAGCGAATACGCACAAGAGGTTAAACCACAAGTAATGACTGCTGTACCTAGATTACTAGAAAAAGTATATGACAAAATCATTGCTAAAGGTGCTGAGTTAACAGGAATTAAGAAAAAATTATTTTTCTGGGCTGTAGACGTTGGGCTGCAATACAAACCTTATGGCGAAAATGGTTGGTGGTACACACAAAAACTAAATCTTGCTAATAAATTAATATTTAGCAAATGGAAAGCTGCACTTGGAGGCGAAGTTAAAGTAATGGCATCTGGTAGTGCTGCTTTGCAACCTAGATTAGCACGTGTATTTAATGCTGCAGGATTTGGTGTTATGGAAGGTTATGGATTAACCGAAACCTCTCCTGTAGTATCTGTAAATGATATGCGCAACGGAGGATTTAAAATAGGTACTGTCGGCAAATTATTAGATCGTACTGAAGTTAAAATTGCCGAAGACGGAGAAATTTGTGTAAAAGGACCTCAGGTCATGATGGGATATTACAAAGACGAAGCCAAAACTGCCGAAGTTATTAAAGATGGCTATTTCCACACTGGAGATATAGGTGTTATTGACGACGAAGGCTTTTTAAAAATTACCGATCGTAAAAAGGAAATGTTTAAAACCTCTGGTGGTAAATATGTAGCACCACAATTATTAGAAAACAGATGTAAACAATCTAGATTTATAGATCAAATAATGGTTATTGGTGAAGGCGAAAAAATGCCAGCAGCGATAATACAACCAGATTTTGAATTTATCAGAAATTGGGCCAAAATACATAACAAAACATTAGGTACTAACGAAGCGTTAGTTGCTAATCCAGAAGTAATAGCTCGTATACAAGAAGAGATAGACACAGCAAACACTAAATTTGCTAAGTGGGAAAAAATTAAACAATTTAGATTAACAGCCGAAGCTTGGACTGTAGAAGGTGGACACTTAACTCCTACTTTAAAACTTAAGCGTAAAATAATTAAAGAAAAATATAAAGCATTATACAACGATATTTATGGTTATTAA
- a CDS encoding MarR family winged helix-turn-helix transcriptional regulator, with protein MKDKTIDYVLRTTWLAVNKMYNEEAAKFGTTMATGFTLLSIDQEEGTPSTSLGPIMGMEATSLSRILKRMEELDLIVRRPNPNDGRGVLIYLTPFGKEKRKDAKERVLVFNEAIREHVSDEKLKSFYEVSDTINELISNKKIYNQKEHTLK; from the coding sequence ATGAAAGACAAAACCATAGATTACGTCCTTAGAACCACATGGTTAGCGGTTAATAAAATGTACAACGAAGAAGCTGCTAAATTTGGTACAACTATGGCTACTGGTTTTACTTTATTAAGTATTGATCAAGAAGAAGGAACACCTTCCACCTCATTAGGTCCAATTATGGGTATGGAAGCAACTAGTCTTTCCAGAATCCTAAAACGTATGGAAGAATTAGATTTAATAGTACGTCGACCAAACCCAAATGATGGTCGTGGTGTATTAATTTATCTAACACCTTTTGGTAAAGAAAAACGTAAAGATGCCAAAGAGCGTGTTTTAGTTTTTAACGAAGCAATTAGAGAACACGTATCTGATGAAAAATTAAAAAGCTTTTACGAAGTTTCGGATACAATTAATGAATTGATCTCAAACAAAAAAATATACAATCAAAAAGAACACACATTAAAATAA
- a CDS encoding 3-hydroxyacyl-CoA dehydrogenase NAD-binding domain-containing protein produces MSKRRIKKVAIIGSGIMGSGIACHFANIGVDVLLLDIVPRELNDKEKAKGLTLEDKVVRNRLVNDALTASLKSKPSPIYSQAFASRITTGNLEDDIAKVADVDWIMEVVVERLDIKQQVFEKLEKYRTPGTLITSNTSGIPIKFMNEGRSEDFQKHFCGTHFFNPARYLKLFEIIPGPNTDPSVLEFLNEYGEKFLGKTSVVAKDTPAFIGNRVGIFSIQSLFHAVKDLDLTIEEVDKLSGPVIGRPKSATFRTVDVVGLDTLVHVANGIRENCPNDERLELFELPDFINTMMENKWLGSKTGQGFYKLVRNADGTKDILSLDLNTLEYRPNKRAKFATLELTKTIDKVVDRFKVLVKGKDKAGEFYRKSFTALFAYVSNRIPEISDDVYKIDDAMKAGFGWEHGPFQIWDAIGVEKGIELMKAEGLQPAAWVNDMVAAGNTSFYTVKEGATYYYDIPSKKQTKIPGQDSFIILDNIRKTNEVFKNSGVVVEDLGDGILNLEFQSKMNTIGGDVLAGLNKAIDLAEKDFAGLVVGNQAANFSVGANIGMIFMMAAEQEYDELNMAIKYFQDSMMRMRYSSIPTISAPHGMALGGGCELSLHADKVVAAAETYMGLVEFGVGVIPGGGGSKEMALRAQDLFQKGDVQLNVLQEHFLTIGMAKVSTSAYEAFDLNLLQKGKDVVVVNKDRQIAVAKQHAMLMANSGYTQPVKRDDVLVLGKQALGMFLVGTDSMEDSNYISEHDMKIANKLAYVMAGGDLSEPTRVTEQYLLDLEREAFLSLCTERKTLERIQHMLTKGKPLRN; encoded by the coding sequence ATGAGCAAACGTAGAATTAAAAAAGTAGCGATTATTGGTTCCGGAATTATGGGATCTGGTATTGCTTGTCACTTCGCCAATATTGGTGTAGATGTATTATTATTAGACATCGTTCCTAGAGAACTAAACGACAAAGAAAAAGCTAAAGGATTAACCTTAGAAGACAAAGTCGTAAGAAACAGATTAGTAAACGATGCATTAACCGCATCTTTAAAATCTAAACCCTCTCCTATTTACAGTCAAGCTTTTGCTAGTCGTATTACTACAGGTAACTTAGAAGACGACATTGCTAAAGTAGCAGATGTAGACTGGATTATGGAAGTTGTAGTAGAAAGACTTGACATTAAACAACAAGTTTTTGAAAAACTAGAAAAATACAGAACGCCAGGAACTTTAATTACTTCAAACACTTCAGGAATTCCAATAAAATTCATGAATGAAGGTCGTAGCGAAGATTTCCAAAAGCATTTCTGTGGTACACACTTTTTTAACCCAGCACGTTACTTAAAATTATTCGAAATAATTCCAGGACCAAATACTGATCCTTCTGTATTAGAATTTTTAAATGAATATGGTGAAAAATTCTTAGGAAAAACTTCTGTTGTTGCTAAAGACACTCCTGCTTTTATAGGAAACAGAGTTGGAATCTTCAGCATACAAAGTTTATTTCACGCAGTTAAAGACTTAGATTTAACAATCGAGGAAGTTGATAAATTATCAGGACCAGTAATTGGTCGTCCAAAATCGGCAACCTTCCGTACGGTTGATGTTGTTGGTTTAGATACTTTGGTTCACGTTGCAAACGGAATTAGAGAAAATTGCCCTAATGACGAACGTTTAGAGTTATTTGAATTACCTGACTTCATCAATACAATGATGGAAAACAAATGGTTAGGGAGCAAAACAGGACAAGGTTTTTATAAGTTAGTAAGAAATGCAGATGGTACTAAAGACATTCTATCTTTAGACCTAAACACTTTAGAATACAGACCAAACAAACGCGCAAAATTTGCAACTTTAGAATTAACGAAAACGATTGATAAAGTAGTTGACCGTTTTAAAGTATTAGTAAAAGGAAAAGATAAAGCTGGTGAGTTTTACAGAAAAAGCTTCACTGCATTATTTGCTTACGTATCTAATCGTATTCCAGAAATTTCAGACGATGTTTATAAAATTGACGATGCTATGAAAGCTGGTTTTGGTTGGGAACACGGACCATTTCAAATTTGGGATGCTATTGGAGTAGAAAAAGGAATCGAGTTAATGAAAGCTGAAGGTTTACAGCCTGCTGCTTGGGTTAATGACATGGTTGCTGCAGGTAATACATCTTTTTACACAGTAAAAGAAGGTGCAACATATTACTATGATATTCCTTCTAAAAAACAAACTAAAATACCTGGACAAGATAGCTTCATTATTTTAGATAATATTAGAAAAACAAACGAAGTATTTAAAAATTCTGGCGTTGTAGTTGAAGATTTAGGGGACGGAATACTTAACCTAGAATTTCAATCTAAAATGAATACTATTGGTGGTGACGTTTTAGCGGGATTAAATAAAGCTATTGATTTAGCCGAAAAAGATTTTGCTGGTTTAGTCGTTGGTAACCAAGCTGCAAACTTCTCAGTTGGTGCAAACATCGGAATGATTTTCATGATGGCTGCAGAGCAAGAATATGATGAGCTTAACATGGCTATTAAATACTTCCAAGATAGTATGATGCGTATGCGTTATTCTTCTATCCCAACTATTTCTGCGCCTCACGGAATGGCTTTAGGTGGTGGATGTGAGTTATCATTACACGCAGATAAAGTAGTTGCAGCAGCAGAGACTTATATGGGACTTGTAGAGTTTGGTGTTGGTGTTATTCCTGGTGGAGGAGGTTCTAAAGAAATGGCTTTAAGAGCACAAGATCTTTTCCAAAAAGGAGACGTACAACTTAACGTGTTACAAGAGCATTTCTTAACTATTGGTATGGCTAAAGTATCGACTTCTGCTTATGAAGCGTTTGACTTAAACTTACTACAAAAAGGAAAAGATGTCGTTGTAGTAAACAAAGACCGTCAAATAGCTGTTGCAAAACAACATGCTATGTTAATGGCTAATTCTGGTTACACACAACCCGTGAAAAGAGATGACGTTTTAGTTCTTGGTAAACAAGCATTAGGTATGTTTTTAGTAGGAACAGACTCTATGGAAGACTCTAATTACATTTCTGAACACGATATGAAAATCGCTAATAAATTAGCTTACGTTATGGCTGGTGGAGATTTATCAGAGCCAACACGCGTAACAGAACAATATTTATTGGATTTAGAGCGTGAAGCTTTCTTAAGTTTATGTACAGAACGTAAAACTTTAGAACGTATTCAGCACATGTTAACAAAAGGTAAACCTTTAAGAAACTAA
- a CDS encoding acetyl-CoA C-acyltransferase: protein MKTAYIVKAYRTAVGKAPKGVFRFKRTDELAAETIKYMMKELPGLDPKRIDDVIVGNAMPEGSQGLNMARLISLMGLDIVDVPGVTVNRFCSSGVETIGMATAKIQAGMADCIIAGGAESMSSVPMTGFKPELNYDIVKSGHEDYYWGMGNTAEAVAKQFKVSREDQDEFAFNSHMKALRAQAENRFQDQIVPIEVEQTYIDANGKKATKSYTVTKDEGPRAGTSKEALAKLRAVFAAGGSVTAGNSSQMSDGAAFVMVMSEDMVKELGLEPIARMVNYAAAGVEPRIMGIGPVKAIPKALKQAGLKQDDLALIELNEAFASQSLAVIRELGLNPDIINVNGGAIALGHPLGCTGAKLSVQLFDEMRKRDMQGKYGAVTMCVGTGQGACGIFEFLN from the coding sequence ATGAAAACAGCATATATAGTAAAAGCATATAGAACCGCAGTTGGTAAAGCTCCAAAAGGCGTGTTCCGTTTTAAAAGAACAGATGAATTGGCAGCCGAAACCATCAAGTATATGATGAAGGAATTGCCAGGTTTAGACCCAAAGCGTATCGACGATGTTATTGTTGGTAACGCAATGCCTGAAGGTTCTCAAGGATTAAATATGGCACGTTTAATCTCTTTAATGGGATTAGATATTGTTGATGTTCCTGGTGTAACAGTCAACCGTTTTTGCTCTTCTGGAGTAGAAACTATTGGTATGGCAACTGCAAAAATACAAGCTGGAATGGCCGATTGTATTATTGCTGGTGGTGCAGAAAGTATGAGTAGCGTACCAATGACAGGTTTTAAACCAGAATTAAACTACGACATTGTAAAATCTGGTCACGAAGATTATTATTGGGGAATGGGAAATACTGCCGAAGCTGTAGCAAAACAGTTTAAAGTATCTCGTGAAGACCAAGATGAATTTGCATTTAATTCGCACATGAAAGCCTTAAGAGCGCAAGCTGAAAATCGTTTTCAAGATCAAATAGTACCAATTGAAGTGGAACAAACTTACATTGATGCTAACGGAAAAAAAGCAACAAAATCTTACACAGTAACTAAAGATGAAGGACCTCGTGCAGGAACTAGTAAAGAAGCTTTAGCCAAACTTAGAGCAGTATTTGCTGCTGGAGGAAGTGTTACAGCTGGTAACTCGTCACAAATGAGTGATGGTGCTGCTTTTGTAATGGTTATGAGTGAAGACATGGTTAAAGAGCTAGGTTTAGAACCAATTGCAAGAATGGTAAACTATGCTGCAGCAGGTGTTGAGCCTCGTATTATGGGAATTGGACCAGTTAAAGCAATACCAAAAGCATTAAAACAAGCAGGATTAAAACAAGACGATTTAGCTTTAATTGAATTAAACGAAGCTTTTGCTTCTCAATCTTTAGCAGTAATTAGAGAACTTGGTCTTAACCCAGATATTATTAACGTAAATGGTGGTGCAATTGCATTGGGTCATCCATTAGGATGTACAGGTGCAAAATTATCTGTACAACTTTTTGACGAAATGCGTAAGCGTGACATGCAAGGCAAATATGGTGCAGTTACCATGTGTGTTGGTACAGGTCAAGGTGCTTGTGGAATATTTGAGTTCCTTAATTAA
- a CDS encoding four helix bundle protein, producing the protein MHNFKKLKIWNESMELVSESYKITRGFPKFETYGLMSQMNRCAVSIPSNISEGSSKSSNKHFANYLEHSLGSAFEWETQLNVAFNESYISEEKFKELENKIKQIQKMISSFKSGLKLS; encoded by the coding sequence ATGCATAACTTCAAAAAATTAAAAATTTGGAATGAAAGTATGGAATTAGTTTCAGAGTCTTATAAAATAACGCGAGGTTTTCCAAAATTTGAAACTTATGGATTAATGAGTCAAATGAATAGATGTGCTGTTTCTATTCCTTCTAATATATCTGAAGGAAGTAGCAAAAGTTCAAATAAACATTTTGCAAATTATTTAGAGCACAGTTTAGGTTCGGCATTTGAATGGGAAACACAACTGAATGTCGCTTTTAATGAAAGTTATATTTCAGAAGAAAAATTTAAAGAATTAGAAAACAAAATAAAACAAATACAAAAAATGATTTCAAGTTTCAAATCTGGACTTAAGCTGTCTTGA
- a CDS encoding acyl-CoA dehydrogenase family protein codes for MADLEKDILRGGQFLVKETNCDDVFTPEDFSEEQAMMKDSVMEFNDREIIPHKARFEAKDYALTEEVMRKAGDMGFLSVAVPEAFGGMGMGFVSTVLTCDYISSGTGSFSTAFGAHTGIGTMPITLYGTDEQKQKYVPKLASGEWFGAYCLTEPGAGSDANSGKTTAELSADGKSYKINGQKMWISNAGFCSVMIVFARIEGDKNITGFIVEYNGETPNGITLGEEEHKLGIRASSTRQVFFNDTVVPAENMLAGRGEGFKIAMNALNVGRIKLAAACLDSQRRILTTAVNYAKERKQFKTPIADFGAIKVKLAEMAASAYAGESATYRAAKNIEDRIAMREAAGNTHQEAELKGVEEYAIECSILKVAVSEDVQNCADEGIQIFGGMGFSEETPMESAWRDARIARIYEGTNEINRMLAVGMLVKKAMKGHVDLLGPASKVQEELMGIPSFETPDYSELFSEEKEMIKKLKKTFLMVAGGAVQKYGPQLEDHQQLLIAAADILIEIYMAESAILRTEKNVKRTSEAEQSAQIAMAKLYLYHAVDIVEEKGKESIISFAEGDEQRMMLMGLKRFTKYANYPDIVDLRIEIAEKVKAEGKYCF; via the coding sequence ATGGCAGATTTAGAAAAAGACATCTTAAGAGGTGGTCAATTCTTAGTAAAAGAAACAAATTGTGACGATGTGTTTACTCCTGAAGATTTTTCAGAAGAACAAGCAATGATGAAAGATTCTGTAATGGAATTTAATGATCGTGAAATTATACCTCATAAAGCACGTTTTGAAGCTAAAGATTATGCATTAACTGAAGAGGTTATGCGTAAAGCTGGAGACATGGGCTTTTTAAGTGTCGCAGTACCTGAAGCTTTTGGTGGAATGGGAATGGGATTTGTTTCTACAGTATTAACATGTGATTACATTTCTTCTGGAACTGGATCATTTAGTACTGCTTTTGGTGCACATACAGGTATTGGTACTATGCCAATTACTCTTTATGGTACTGATGAACAAAAACAAAAATACGTACCAAAATTAGCTTCGGGAGAGTGGTTTGGAGCTTACTGTTTAACAGAGCCTGGAGCTGGATCTGATGCAAATTCTGGTAAAACAACTGCTGAGCTTTCTGCAGATGGAAAATCATACAAAATTAACGGTCAAAAAATGTGGATTTCAAATGCAGGTTTCTGTAGTGTGATGATCGTTTTTGCTCGTATTGAAGGTGATAAAAATATTACTGGATTTATAGTAGAATATAATGGAGAAACTCCAAATGGGATTACTTTAGGTGAAGAAGAACATAAATTAGGTATTCGTGCGTCTTCTACGCGTCAAGTATTTTTTAACGACACTGTTGTTCCTGCTGAAAATATGTTAGCTGGTCGTGGTGAAGGTTTTAAAATTGCCATGAATGCACTTAACGTTGGTCGTATTAAATTAGCTGCTGCATGTTTAGATTCTCAAAGAAGAATTTTAACTACTGCTGTAAACTATGCTAAAGAACGTAAACAATTTAAAACACCTATTGCAGATTTTGGAGCAATTAAAGTAAAGTTAGCCGAAATGGCTGCAAGTGCTTATGCTGGTGAATCTGCTACTTATAGAGCTGCTAAAAATATTGAAGACAGAATCGCGATGCGTGAAGCTGCTGGAAATACACACCAAGAAGCAGAGCTTAAAGGTGTTGAAGAATATGCAATTGAATGTTCTATATTAAAAGTTGCGGTATCTGAAGATGTACAAAATTGTGCAGATGAAGGAATCCAAATTTTTGGTGGAATGGGATTCTCTGAAGAAACTCCTATGGAATCTGCTTGGAGAGATGCTAGAATTGCACGTATATACGAAGGAACTAACGAGATTAACAGAATGTTAGCGGTTGGTATGTTAGTTAAAAAGGCAATGAAAGGTCATGTTGACTTATTAGGTCCTGCTTCTAAAGTACAAGAAGAATTAATGGGAATACCATCTTTTGAAACACCAGATTACTCTGAGTTATTTTCAGAAGAAAAAGAAATGATTAAGAAACTTAAAAAGACATTCTTAATGGTTGCAGGTGGTGCTGTTCAAAAATATGGTCCTCAATTAGAAGATCACCAACAATTATTAATTGCAGCTGCAGATATCTTAATTGAAATCTATATGGCAGAGTCTGCAATTTTAAGAACTGAGAAAAACGTTAAGCGTACTAGCGAAGCTGAACAATCGGCACAAATCGCAATGGCTAAATTATATTTATATCACGCAGTAGATATTGTTGAAGAAAAAGGAAAAGAAAGTATTATTTCTTTTGCTGAAGGAGACGAACAACGCATGATGTTAATGGGTCTTAAGCGTTTTACAAAATATGCTAACTATCCAGATATCGTAGATTTACGTATCGAGATTGCAGAAAAAGTAAAAGCAGAAGGAAAATACTGCTTCTAA
- a CDS encoding N-acetylmuramoyl-L-alanine amidase, protein MISYFVYTIISLGCSYLVYVVLLRKQKTFQFNRFFLIGSMILCFAAPFFEFEFLDAVPRITEITVENFDETKEVNHDIESLVLKETKSIHSSNKSALFYIYLVITLFFFFRFFKNLFKIYKHTRICYKRLGSLKLIKCNDSDLVSSFFNYMFINENHRLTNAEYLSILKHESVHSKHLHTIDIILSELFICVFWFNPFTWLYKKVILQNHEFIADEISVLSGIDIEKYSKTIINLGKQDYRIPLTSGFNFIQIKNRLIMLHQKKSSVLNQALKITSVILLFAGIFVFSSYKDLKKPIVVVIDAGHGGKDSGNKTDVKEKEITLEISNLLASYSNDKIKIIQTRTSDEFISLNQRSKIVNNANADLMISLHCTSNKDNSINGVEAYYKDDNDNKDTSYNYSEVLIENKFNVFSKSRGIKVANFYLLKNVNCPAIYLELGFLSNKEDKAILTNTSKREVIAKSIFESLNKIRSSK, encoded by the coding sequence ATGATTAGTTATTTTGTATATACCATTATTAGTTTAGGTTGTTCGTATCTAGTTTATGTCGTGTTACTCAGAAAACAAAAGACATTTCAGTTTAATCGTTTCTTTTTAATAGGCTCAATGATTTTATGTTTTGCAGCTCCATTTTTTGAATTTGAATTTCTTGATGCAGTTCCTCGTATTACAGAGATTACTGTCGAAAATTTTGATGAAACTAAAGAAGTAAATCATGATATTGAAAGTTTAGTTTTAAAAGAAACAAAAAGTATTCATTCATCCAACAAAAGTGCACTGTTTTATATTTATTTGGTAATTACACTGTTTTTCTTTTTTAGGTTTTTCAAGAATCTTTTCAAGATATATAAGCATACAAGAATCTGTTATAAACGTTTAGGTAGTCTGAAGTTAATAAAGTGTAACGATTCTGATTTGGTTTCTAGTTTTTTCAACTATATGTTTATAAATGAAAATCATAGATTAACTAACGCTGAATATTTAAGTATACTAAAGCATGAATCAGTACATAGCAAACATTTACATACTATTGATATCATACTATCAGAATTATTTATTTGTGTTTTTTGGTTTAATCCTTTTACTTGGTTATATAAAAAAGTAATACTTCAAAATCATGAGTTTATTGCAGATGAAATTTCCGTTTTATCAGGAATTGATATCGAAAAATATTCCAAAACTATAATTAATTTAGGAAAACAGGATTACCGCATTCCTTTAACTAGCGGATTTAATTTTATTCAAATCAAAAACCGACTTATTATGTTACATCAAAAGAAATCTTCTGTATTAAATCAAGCATTAAAAATTACTTCTGTTATCTTATTATTCGCAGGTATTTTTGTGTTTAGCTCTTATAAAGATTTAAAAAAACCAATTGTAGTTGTTATTGATGCTGGACATGGAGGTAAAGATTCCGGTAATAAAACCGATGTGAAAGAAAAGGAGATTACCTTAGAAATTTCTAATTTATTAGCAAGCTATAGTAATGATAAAATAAAAATTATCCAGACTAGGACGTCAGATGAGTTTATTTCACTTAATCAACGTTCAAAAATAGTAAATAATGCAAATGCAGATTTAATGATTAGCTTACACTGTACGTCAAATAAGGATAATAGTATAAATGGAGTGGAGGCATATTATAAAGATGACAATGACAATAAAGACACCTCTTATAATTATAGTGAGGTTTTAATTGAAAATAAGTTTAATGTTTTTTCAAAATCTCGTGGTATTAAGGTTGCAAATTTTTATCTCCTTAAAAATGTAAACTGTCCAGCCATATATTTAGAACTAGGTTTTTTATCTAATAAAGAGGATAAAGCTATATTGACTAATACATCAAAAAGAGAGGTTATAGCAAAATCTATTTTTGAAAGTTTAAATAAAATTAGAAGTAGTAAATAA
- a CDS encoding BlaI/MecI/CopY family transcriptional regulator: protein MDIKQLNKSELQIMRCLWILDKGFMKDIVEKFPEPKPAYTTISTLLKRMVDKKYIGFERLGRDKVYFPILKKNDYFTKQVNGMIQHFFNDSKAQFASFFTKNADLSMKELEDLQALLKQKMDQKKAND, encoded by the coding sequence GTGGATATAAAACAGTTAAATAAATCAGAACTACAAATAATGAGGTGTTTATGGATTCTTGATAAAGGATTTATGAAAGATATTGTTGAGAAGTTTCCAGAACCAAAACCAGCATATACTACTATTTCTACATTATTAAAACGAATGGTTGATAAGAAGTATATTGGGTTTGAGAGATTAGGAAGAGACAAAGTTTATTTCCCTATTCTTAAAAAGAACGACTATTTTACAAAGCAAGTAAATGGGATGATTCAGCATTTTTTCAACGATTCTAAAGCACAATTTGCATCATTTTTTACTAAAAATGCAGATTTATCGATGAAAGAGTTAGAAGATCTTCAAGCATTATTAAAACAGAAAATGGACCAAAAGAAAGCCAATGATTAG